The Mycolicibacterium duvalii DNA window ACGCCGTCGGAGGAACCCCGGTCGAGTACGCGGAGCAGGTGCTGAACAACACGATTGCCGTACTCGGTCGGCTGACCACCGTCGACAAGTTGATCGAGGAATGGACTCCTGCTCCATCGCCGGTGTAACGCCCACCCGGCCCTCGACAGATCAGACCGGATCGAATCCAGAGATCAGCCAACGGTTGTCAATCTTATCGAGACTCACGCGAACACTGGACACGCTCACGCTTGGATTGTCCTTTCCGATCGTGACGGCCTGGCTCACGAAGACGAGCACGACGGCGTGATCGGCGTCGGCGGACACCGACACCGCCGCCGGAATGGTCGGTGCCGCACTCAGGTCCCGATCCACGGTGTCGGGGTTGTAGGACAGCAGTGCGTTGGTGGAATCCTTGGCCGCCTAGAGAGATTCGGCGGCCGCGGTCTGCGAATCATGCACAGAGGAGTACTGCCACTTGAAGTAGCCCCCCCGCCATCGCCAGTATCAGCGCCAGACCGGGCAGTACGCCGTACACGAGTATCCGACGCCAGGCGGTGCGACGTGTCTCGGTGGCCGGCAGCTTCTGTTCCCCCTCGTCGACATCGGCTGTGCGATCGGGTGCGGGAACGTCATCGCCCAGCGGCGCGACGGCATCGACGTCAACGGAGCTCTCCTGCGCAGGTGAGCCATCCGGTGGCGCGTCGGCGACGCCAACGCTCCCACGCCTCTTCAATGTGATCACTGCACGAACTCCACGTTCGAGACCTTCACGTCGTGTCCAATCTTTCTGCATGGTCAAACGCATCCGCCATGTACGCGGCCGATGTTGCTGTTATGCCGCAGCGGCATTCGACGTGATCACTTTTACCGCAACGATCGCCTTCGCCTCATCTCCGGTGACCGACTCCAGCCCGGACTCGGCCACCGTGCCAACCGCCTTCGACTGCGTCTGTTTGACGAGGTCGACGAACGGCGTTGACCTCTGGGCGAAGACGTCGTAGAAGGTGCCGGTAGCGGAGTCCAGTATGCGTTGGATGTCAACGTCGGCTTCGTGGTAGTCGATGGTGGTGAGATTCACCGCGCCCTGCCGGGCGGCCTGCAGGTACAACCCGTTGGCCTGCGTCGACTGCCTGGCCTCGTGGGCGTGCACGCCCAACCACCCGGCCAACGCGCCAAGGGCGAGCACCGTGACCAAACCTGCGACGAGCCCCCGCCGCAGGTGCGGTACCCAGCGGCCGGCTTCTTTCTCGGTCCGGCCCTCGGTGAGGTCATCAGTGTCGTCGTCGCGCCGACTGCGTCGGCGTAGTCGAGAACGTCGGCGGCGGAGGATGTTTCGTCGTCCGACGTTTCGGTGGTGTCAGCGCCGGAGGCTTTCAGCTCCCCGGAGATGCCACCATGGACTGCTACGTCTACTCCTTCGAGGCGCCCCTGGCCAAATTGGCCTGGGTGTAGACCTTGCCGTCCGGGCTCATGTAGGTGCCGGTGGCCGGGCCGTACTCGGCGGTCACGAGGCGAACGCCGCGACAGTGGTGAAGGTGATTGCCGAACGGCGACATCTGCCGACACCCAACGACGAGTGCCGACTGCTGGCGGCCATCGGTATGCTGCTGGTCGAGCGCGTCCTTGATCGATGGGTGTCGGCACCGGGGCGCGCTCTCGACGATCTGATCCGCCAGGAGTTCGCGGCGCTGCCCGCGGTACTGAAGTAGAGGCTTCGCTACCGCCGACGAATCGTCGAAGCGCCTACCGTTGAGGCCACATGCCGGTCATGCTGGCTAGGTCCCGTCGCTCTCGTGCCGGATGGTGAATTCGGGTATGCGGTAACCACTCTCGCCGAGGTCCGCAATGCAGGCCTGCACTGGTTGGCCGATGCGGACGTCGGCCGGGTCGGCGTCGATAACCGCGTTGATACGCAGGCCTGGCTGTTCGTCGAGTTCGATGAGGCCGACGACGTAGGGCGGTATGCGGCCCGGCACCAGCGCCTGGCGTATCACGATGTAGCTGAAGATGGTGCCCCGACCGCTGACTTCTTCGAAGTGCACCGGGCCGCCGGTATATCGGCTGCGTTCCAACGGGGGATGAATCCACTTGCCAGTGTCGTCGCAGCGACACAGCATCAACTTGCCCTGCTTGAGACCCTCCCAATACGGTGCCGAGTCCGGGTCCGGAACCGGGATCGGCGGCATCAGTTGCGGATTGGTGGCCGATGGCGATGCCGCGGCTGTTGATGTCATGGCTTCTCCCTGCTGTAGACGTTGGCACCGCCGAAAGGACCGCCGCCGGCAGTGACGAGAGCGAGCTGTGCGTCGTCGACCTGGCGTACGCCGGCGGCGTGGCGCAGCTGCAAGGCGGCTTCGTAGTGGTGGTTGAGGCCGTGGATGTAGCCCTCGGATAACAGGCCGCCGTGTGGGTTCACCACCACGTCGCCGCCGTACGTCGCGCGGCCGGTGGAGAAGAACTTGCCCACCTCGCCCTTCTCGCAGAAACCGAAGCCTTCCATGGTGGCCATCACCGTGTAGGTGAAGCAGTCGTACATGCAGGCCAGATCCATGTCGGCCGGCGTCAGACCCGTCTTCTCCCAGATTTTAGGACCCGCCGTGCGCGAATACATCTCGGTTGGGTCATCCCACTCTGTCCACCCCGCCCCGCCCTGGGAGTTCGACGATCCGACCAGCCACATGGGATCCTGCTTGGCGTTGCGCGCGATGTCCTCGCCGGTGATCAGGATAGCCACCGCCCCGTCGACCTCGGACGTGCAGTCCAGCACCCGGAACGGCTCGTTGATCCACCGCGCGGCCAAGTAGTCGTCCATCGACAGCGGCTCACGACGCAGCGCATGCTCATTGGGGCCAGCATGTTTGCGCTGAGTGATCGCGATGTGACCGAGATCCTCACAGGTGGAGCCGTACTCGTGCTGATGGCGGCGGGCCCACATGGCGAACCACTGCGGCGGCACCATAAAACCGGATGCGGTGTCGAACTGGTCGTGATGCGGCACCTGCATCGGACCCTCGACATGACCGAACCGGTAACCGGACCGGCCATTGAGCGAGCGATACACCAGTACCGCCTTGCACATCCCGGCTTCGATCACCGCTGCGGCAGTGGCGATCTGGTCGGCGACCAGGTTCCCACCGCCGTACATCGAGTTGGCCCATGCCAACTCGTCGATTCCGAGCGCCCACCCCACAAAGATCGGCTGCTCGGAGTCTCCTGCAGAGAACGTACAGATTCCGTCGATGTCGGCAGGTGTCAGCCCGGCGTCTTCGATGGCATCCCGGCAGGCGGCGACGGCCATGCCGCGGGTGGTGCGGCCGGACTTCTTCGAGTAGGTGGTGCGGCCGATTCCGATGACGGCACAGGTCATTTCATCTCTCCAGTCATCTTGGTTAGGTAGTGGTCGGCGCGGGGGCTGGGTCCCTGGGCAGGCCCAGGATTCGTTCGGCGATCAGATTTCTGACAACCTCGGAGGTGCCGCCAGCGATGGTCAGGCAGCGACTGAACAGATAGTCGTGCACCACCGTTCCGGCGGCCTGCCGGCCCAGTGGATCGCCGTCGGCGGCCGGGTTGCCGTCTGGTCCGGTCAACAAGGCAGGCCCGGCAATGCGCAGTGCCAGTTCGGCGACGCGCTGGGCGTGCTCGGCGCCGAACAGCTTGGCGATGTTGCCTTCGATACCGGGTCCGGATTCGAACACCGCGCGGGCGGCTTGGCGCAGGTTCACCGTCGCCAGGGCGTACGACTCGATGAGCAGCGCGCCGACCTCGCCGGCCAGACGATGATCATCGCGGCGGTGACGAGCCAGCAGATCGAGCAGGTCCTCAGCGACCATGGTCACCGAACCGCCACCGATCGACACCCGCTCGTTGCCAAGCGCTGCCATCGCCACCCGCCAGCCGTTGTTGACCTCGCCGACCACGCGATCATCAGCGACGAACACCTCGTTGAAGAACACCTCGTTGAACAAGGCTTCCCCGGTGATCTCCCGCAACGGCCGGATCTCGACACCCGGTGCCGACATATCGATGATCATCGCCGTAATGCCTTTGTGCTTGGGCACATTCGTGTCGGTACGCACCGTGGCCAACCCGAGCTGGCAGTTCACCGCGTCGCTGGTCCACACTTTCTGACCGGTGAGGATCCAGCCGCCTTCGGTGGGGACGGCTCTCGTCGACACCGCAGCCGCGTCGGAGCCGGCACCCGGTTCACTGAACAGCTGGCACCATCGCACCTCGCCCTCCAAGCTGGGCCACATGAACCGGTCGATCTGTTCGGGGCTGCCGTGCTGAAGCACCGTCGGCACCATCCACTCGCCGAGTCCCAGGCTGGGGCGCTCCACGCCGTCGAGCTCCTGCTCGATGATCAGCTGCTCGACGGATCCGGCAGCGCGGCCGTACGGTTTCGGCCAGTGCGGCACGAGATAGCCGGTGCGAGCCCACAGCTTCTGCTGCTCGGCGGGCTCGGTATTGGCCAGCTCCGCCCGGAAGTCCTGGACCGCCTGCCGGTACTGTTCGGCTTCCGGTGGTAGGCCCAGCGATGTGCCTTGGCGTGCACCACCGATCTGAAGGGCTGCGACATCTTCGCGGAGCGCGTCCTCGCCGCCGGCGAACGCCAGCAGCACCGTAGCGCGCCGGACATAGAGGTGGGCGTCGTGTTCCCAGGTGTACCCGATACCGCCGTGGATCTGGATGTTCTTCAATGCGACACGTTGGTACGCAGGCAACACGTGGCCCGCCGCCATCGTCACCGCCAACTCGGCCTCCGACGCCGGGGCTCGGGCCGCATCCCAGGTGGCGGACACGGCGAGCTCGGTGTCCACCAACATGTTGGCGCAATGATGCTTGATCGCCTGGAAGGACCCGATCGGTCGCCCGAACTGTTCACGGGTGGCCGCATAGATGCTGGCCATCTCGGTGCACGCGGCCAGCCCTCCGGTGGCTTCGGCGGCGGCCAGCAGGCGCATCGTCTGGACGGCCCCGCGGGCCGCTCCCGGGAAACGTTCCGCCACCGGCGCTTCGGTCAATGTGACGACGGTAATCGGACGCATCACCTGATCGACGGAGTCGCTGCGCGTCGTGCTCACCGCGTCGCCGGCCTCAATGAGCACCAGATCCCCCCCGACCGGGATGAGGAAGATGTCGGCGCGCCGCTCCCCTAGGGTCGCCACGGCGTCGGCAACGACCGCCGCTCCGCTCATCGTGGCATTACTCGTCGTGCCGATCGCGGCCACCACGTCGCCCGACACCAGCTTCGGGAGCCAGCGTTGCCGTTGGTCCTCGGTGCCCACCTCGGCGATGACTGCGGAGGCGGCCACGGTCGGCAGGAACGGCCCCGCGATCGCGGCGCGGCCGAGTTGTTCGAGCACGATGGTCAGCTCGGGAAGTCCATAGCCCTGGCCGTCGTAGCGTTCGTCGATGTGCAAACCCAGCCAACCGGTGGAAACGATCTCCTTCCACAAGGCGTCGTTCTGCCACCAGCGGCCGTCGTCGTCCGGGTCGAGCAGGATGCGGCGGGCCGCTGCGGTTCCCCCGCGACCGGTCACCAGTGATTTGGCGACGTCGGCGAGCTCACTGTGGTCTTCGGTTAACGCCAAGGGCATGATGCGGCCTCACTCATCGGGTCGAACGGGAAAGGTCATGGGCGTGGGTCCGAGCGATGCCGCCATCAAGCGTGTCGCGTTGCACGGGTCCCGGCCTTCACGTCGCCACCCGGCGTTCGCCGCGGGGGGTCCAGCCGGTCAACGACACGGTGCTCAGGTCCAAGGTCTCACCCAGCGTCAACGTTCCCGCCATGACCCGCTTGAGGAACTCTCCCATCACGGCCTCGGGCTCACGATCGAGTTCGTAGATCACCAGGTAGCGGTGCGTCGGTGGCGGCAGCTGTGCGGGGAGGTCCTCGTCGTCGGGCACCGTGATCTCGGACAGGTCGTAGCGCTGCGCCGCTACGACACCGGGAACCTCGAGCACCTCAGGCACGTGCGTGGAGTCGTACCACGAATTGAAGGCGTCGTCTTGACCTTCGATGGGGTTGCTCAACACGAGGAACAGGTTCTCCGCCACGGACACGCCTTTCGGGGAAAGGATTCGAGTGATGCGAGACTATGACAGACGACTGTCACAGTCAATGTCCTGCCAAGCACTGGCCTTTCGATCGGGCCTGCTCGAGGTGCATCTGCCATGTTGACCGGGAATTCACGGGGGCATGCCAATCGCGAATGGACATCTCGGACGCGGCTGGCGAGGCCGTGCGCGCACTCACCCCCAGCAAATGCTGCGGTGATTAATCATGTTGTTGGACAATCATATTCGGCAGCCGGCGCCACCACAGCGCGACAGCTCGCACCGCAGCGTTTCGGCAACAGCATGCCGCGACTTCCGAGTCCGAAATCCCACCGCACGGCAGGAGAATTCCAGCGCCGATGTCGGAAAGGGTAGGGCGCGAGGATGGCTACCGCGGGTTGAATCGGGTGACACCAGACTGTCATAGTGTCCGGGGAAAGCGCCGCCGGTGACGGTCGTAGGGGAACGGCTCTCATGATCACACCGTCGAGGGACTTCATCCGGCAAGTTCTGGTCCTGTCGCCAGCCTTGCGCTACCCCGGCTCCCCCACATGTATGACAGGCAACTGTCACCACGTCCTGTTAACCACACGATGGATGCCTGCCGTGGCCGTTCGCTCACCGTCGATGTACAACAGTAGGGAGTTGGTCGCCAAGACTGCACTGAACTGCTGATCGTTTATTAGCCGACAGCACAACGACTCCTACGACCAGTCCCAATCGCCGTTGTATCGTTCAGTGCAGTGCCTGACTGGTTCGGGGCGAAATCATCGAGTCGCGCTCTTGACTGTTGACACTCGGCTGCCATAGTGTCGGTATCCCGCCGCGTGGGGCCGACGGCAGATGTCCATGAGTTGGTGGAGGTCCCCGGTGGCACGTCGGTGCCCGCCCGCGGGTCTCACTCCCGGCGGGCGAGAGCGCGCAATACAACAGCGAAAAGGGTTGAGGGACATGGGAGTTTTGGACGGTCGGGTTGCCTTCATCACCGGCGCCGCGCGGGGGCAAGGACGCGCGCATGCGGTGCGGTTGGCCGCCGACGGCGCCGACATCATCGCCCTGGACATCTGCGCTGACATCGCGTCGATGGACTACCCCAACGCCACCCCTTCCGATTTGGACGAGACGGTCAAGCTGGTCGAGCATACGGGCCGACGCATCGTGGCACGCCAGGCCGATGTCCGCGACGGCGACGCCGTGGAGGCGGCATTGTCCGACGGCCTCGCCGAATTCGGGCGCCTGGACATCGTGATCGCCAACGCCGGCATCATCCGGCTCGGCAGCGGGGGTGACGACCGGCAGGTGTTCCGCGACATCGTCGACGTCAACCTGATCGGGGTGTGGAACACCGTGCACGCCGCGATCCCCACCCTGATCGATGGTGGACGTGGCGGATCGATCGTCATCACCAGCTCCAGTGCCGGACTCAAGGCCACCGGCACCGACCGGACCGGCGGTCAGGCCTACTCGGCTGCCAAGCGAGGACTCGTCGGCCTGATGCAGGTGTGGGCCAACGATCTGGGCAAGCATTCCATTCGCGTGAACACCATCCATCCCACCGGAGTGGCGACCGGCATGGTCATGAACGAAGCGATGGGCAAACTGCTGGAGTCCGGGGACGTCGCGATGGAGGCCATGCAGAACGTCTTGCCGATTCCGGTGCTGGCGCCCGAAGACGTGGCGAACGCGGTGGCCTTCCTGGTCTCGGATGAAGCCAAGTTCATCACCGGAACGGCGTGGCCCCTTGATGCCGGCTTTGCGGTTCGTTG harbors:
- a CDS encoding Zn-ribbon domain-containing OB-fold protein — protein: MTSTAAASPSATNPQLMPPIPVPDPDSAPYWEGLKQGKLMLCRCDDTGKWIHPPLERSRYTGGPVHFEEVSGRGTIFSYIVIRQALVPGRIPPYVVGLIELDEQPGLRINAVIDADPADVRIGQPVQACIADLGESGYRIPEFTIRHESDGT
- a CDS encoding thiolase C-terminal domain-containing protein — its product is MTCAVIGIGRTTYSKKSGRTTRGMAVAACRDAIEDAGLTPADIDGICTFSAGDSEQPIFVGWALGIDELAWANSMYGGGNLVADQIATAAAVIEAGMCKAVLVYRSLNGRSGYRFGHVEGPMQVPHHDQFDTASGFMVPPQWFAMWARRHQHEYGSTCEDLGHIAITQRKHAGPNEHALRREPLSMDDYLAARWINEPFRVLDCTSEVDGAVAILITGEDIARNAKQDPMWLVGSSNSQGGAGWTEWDDPTEMYSRTAGPKIWEKTGLTPADMDLACMYDCFTYTVMATMEGFGFCEKGEVGKFFSTGRATYGGDVVVNPHGGLLSEGYIHGLNHHYEAALQLRHAAGVRQVDDAQLALVTAGGGPFGGANVYSREKP
- a CDS encoding mycofactocin-coupled SDR family oxidoreductase: MGVLDGRVAFITGAARGQGRAHAVRLAADGADIIALDICADIASMDYPNATPSDLDETVKLVEHTGRRIVARQADVRDGDAVEAALSDGLAEFGRLDIVIANAGIIRLGSGGDDRQVFRDIVDVNLIGVWNTVHAAIPTLIDGGRGGSIVITSSSAGLKATGTDRTGGQAYSAAKRGLVGLMQVWANDLGKHSIRVNTIHPTGVATGMVMNEAMGKLLESGDVAMEAMQNVLPIPVLAPEDVANAVAFLVSDEAKFITGTAWPLDAGFAVR
- a CDS encoding mammalian cell entry protein, whose translation is MLALGALAGWLGVHAHEARQSTQANGLYLQAARQGAVNLTTIDYHEADVDIQRILDSATGTFYDVFAQRSTPFVDLVKQTQSKAVGTVAESGLESVTGDEAKAIVAVKVITSNAAAA
- a CDS encoding DUF4286 family protein, translated to MAENLFLVLSNPIEGQDDAFNSWYDSTHVPEVLEVPGVVAAQRYDLSEITVPDDEDLPAQLPPPTHRYLVIYELDREPEAVMGEFLKRVMAGTLTLGETLDLSTVSLTGWTPRGERRVAT
- a CDS encoding acyl-CoA dehydrogenase, coding for MPLALTEDHSELADVAKSLVTGRGGTAAARRILLDPDDDGRWWQNDALWKEIVSTGWLGLHIDERYDGQGYGLPELTIVLEQLGRAAIAGPFLPTVAASAVIAEVGTEDQRQRWLPKLVSGDVVAAIGTTSNATMSGAAVVADAVATLGERRADIFLIPVGGDLVLIEAGDAVSTTRSDSVDQVMRPITVVTLTEAPVAERFPGAARGAVQTMRLLAAAEATGGLAACTEMASIYAATREQFGRPIGSFQAIKHHCANMLVDTELAVSATWDAARAPASEAELAVTMAAGHVLPAYQRVALKNIQIHGGIGYTWEHDAHLYVRRATVLLAFAGGEDALREDVAALQIGGARQGTSLGLPPEAEQYRQAVQDFRAELANTEPAEQQKLWARTGYLVPHWPKPYGRAAGSVEQLIIEQELDGVERPSLGLGEWMVPTVLQHGSPEQIDRFMWPSLEGEVRWCQLFSEPGAGSDAAAVSTRAVPTEGGWILTGQKVWTSDAVNCQLGLATVRTDTNVPKHKGITAMIIDMSAPGVEIRPLREITGEALFNEVFFNEVFVADDRVVGEVNNGWRVAMAALGNERVSIGGGSVTMVAEDLLDLLARHRRDDHRLAGEVGALLIESYALATVNLRQAARAVFESGPGIEGNIAKLFGAEHAQRVAELALRIAGPALLTGPDGNPAADGDPLGRQAAGTVVHDYLFSRCLTIAGGTSEVVRNLIAERILGLPRDPAPAPTTT